The following are from one region of the Equus asinus isolate D_3611 breed Donkey chromosome 27, EquAss-T2T_v2, whole genome shotgun sequence genome:
- the CNOT7 gene encoding CCR4-NOT transcription complex subunit 7 codes for MPAATVDHSQRICEVWACNLDEEMKKIRQVIRKYNYVAMDTEFPGVVARPIGEFRSNADYQYQLLRCNVDLLKIIQLGLTFMNEQGEYPPGTSTWQFNFKFNLTEDMYAQDSIELLTTSGIQFKKHEEEGIETQYFAELLMTSGVVLCEGVKWLSFHSGYDFGYLIKILTNSNLPEEELDFFEILRLFFPVIYDVKYLMKSCKNLKGGLQEVAEQLELERIGPQHQAGSDSLLTGMAFFKMREMFFEDHIDDAKYCGHLYGLGSGSSYVQNGTGNAYEEEANKQS; via the exons ATGCCAGCAGCAACTGTAGATCATAGCCAAAGAATTTGTGAAGTTTGGGCTTGCAACCTGGatgaagagatgaagaaaattcGTCAAGTTATCCGAAAATATAATTATGTTGCTATG GACACCGAGTTTCCAGGTGTTGTTGCAAGACCCATTGGAGAATTCAGGAGCAATGCTGACTATCAGTACCAACTATTGCGATGTAATGTAGACTTGTTAAAGATAATTCAGCTAGGACTGACATTTATGAATGAGCAAGGAGAATACCCTCCAGGAACTTCAACTTGgcagtttaattttaaatttaatttgac GGAGGACATGTATGCCCAGGACTCTATAGAGCTGCTGACGACGTCTGGTATCCAGTTTAAAAAAcatgaagaggaaggaattgaGACCCAGTACTTTGCAGAACTTCTTATGACATCGGGAGTGGTCCTCTGTGAAGGGGTCAAATGGTTATCATTTCACAG TGGTTATGACTTTGGCTATTTAATTAAAATCCTGACCAACTCTAACTTGCCTGAAGAAGAGCTTGACTTCTTTGAGATCCTTCGACTGTTTTTTCCTGTCATCTATGATGTGAAGTACCTCATGAAGAGCTGCAAAAATCTCAAG ggTGGTTTACAGGAAGTTGCTGAACAGTTAGAGCTGGAACGGATAGGACCACAACATCAGGCAGGATCTGATTCATTGCTCACAGGAATGGCCTTTTTCAAAATGAGAGAA ATGTTCTTTGAAGATCATATTGATGATGCCAAATATTGTGGTCATTTGTATGGCCTTGGTTCTGGTTCATCCTATGTACAGAATGGCACAGGGAATGCATATGAAGAGGAAGCCAACAAGCAGTCATGA